A region of Triplophysa rosa linkage group LG16, Trosa_1v2, whole genome shotgun sequence DNA encodes the following proteins:
- the zmym4.1 gene encoding zinc finger MYM-type protein 4 isoform X3 produces MEEDPKKDQEEEEMNTEDTAQSSEELVIAKVEDLKDELPMDVDQTKDHNGKAEDKPEDAEKMPATEIKNEVPEMPAATVTQPVLKSNTKASLSSDLLPVKIKDEPMDEEYETASTPHRPIGNIKDEPETSADFKQTPEEFKISAVFSVGEKSVGAPIATTANTAAVPVVTPPPLAPIIPVGVVCTGCKKVLLKGQTAFQRKGCSKLYCSPQCLCSTSNLVVKLPEKKTCHWCNKDIVDLKEMVNAPDTSGAMKDLCSQKCLHASTFRCSRCQKKAVCYTHQVNLMNSVHKLCSEVCFNLFRTSNNMTINSCLNCGAFCADGSCPTLQIEGNTDKFCKQICLTAYLKKTKKPVACKICRAIRPTAEMVDSPNSEGITELFCSTSCVTANKVQTVSSSGAAVECNSCKKKVPPQYHLAMSDGTIQNFCSFSCVVSFQESLSKKPSQNQVNTITSTSNIIHTPAPAPSKPATAESSSSTKTNIPLQTVTKIPCAQCLLSFFHKPDLLEFRRKMYAFCGTVCIEEFKRINNVMARCEYCKIDKVVKEVKRINKIDRSFCSEGCRLLYKHDLVKRWGKKHCRNCLYCNGSSQTSVTKVINKKEEEFCGNVCLSQYNMILKQEIKCTMCKQAKKMNETVKWLGEIKHFCSLQCLMFFCSLQGTTGTAIKAASKILPAQGTTSPVIPILPQNTVNRTPAATKEATPVIANVISLSSAPNAQPGVLGNTILQGAVPASTVKVTGQFCASTQTDAVKTPTQPPKILKNKALLCKPLSQNKGTSCKPNVCNADTQTDAPNFMVLPVPVPVYVPVPMNLYNQYTPRPVGFPLPIPVPMFFPTTLDSAERIVKTIQEIKEKIPDDPLEADLIMMAEMVAEDAEREKNNTTNDQTANLMDDLDLEALSSNLSWEEDSVSSAQTWDPTPELEKAQSKSVSLTITSAPTEKPQMDLEADFPVESIELLRGQTQEEPQVVSNFVKRRLRRKGRDGLPQKKRARKSATPVVATPAQNTQTNLSQLQQQYGVSAWKNWVRWRNAQPHLETPKFGSRSMTLKEDLLKCSTAELSYGLSKFISEVCRPNGENYSLDSIFYLCLGIQQHLFDNERMENIFADVCYSRFCQDMTNMLKGWTPTILPSGYVHSRVEEEYLWDCKQLGAFSPGVLLNTLLYFFTKFFNYKTVEQHRRLSFGHVIRCSRSKGSGKEACLRFYPPKEEANTDGVPAKRRKEDEEDKETALEIKENSQNALRCPVRLYEFYLSKCSPTVRQSTAQFYLNPERSCVPSSPMWFSTSSLSDETLENMLARILTVRELHLQEDKSPHETESDSDSD; encoded by the exons ATGGAAGAAGATCCCAAGAAAGATCAGGAGGAGGAGGAAATGAACACGGAAGATACAGCACAGTCTTCAGAAGAGCTTGTGATCGCTAAAGTCGAGGACCTAAAAGATGAATTGCCAATGGATGTGGACCAGACTAAAGATCACAATGGGAAGGCGGAGGATAAACCAGAAGACGCAG AAAAAATGCCagctacagaaataaaaaacgagGTGCCGGAGATGCCCGCTGCAACG GTCACACAACCAGTGttaaaaagtaacacaaaagcGTCCCTGTCCTCTGACCTGCTACCTGTGAAAATCAAGGATGAACCAATGGATGAAGAGTATGAAACAGCATCAACACCACATCGACCAATAGGAAACATTAAGGATGAGCCTGAAACCTCAGCC GACTTTAAGCAGACACCGGAAGAATTCAAAATCAGTGCTGTGTTCTCTGTGGGAGAAAAGAGTGTTG GAGCTCCAATCGCTACCACAGCAAATACAGCAGCCGTCCCTGTGGTTACACCACCTCCACTGGCCCCTATTATCCCAGTTGGTGTAGTCTGCACAGGCTGTAAGAAAGTTCTGCTAAAGGGCCAGACGGCTTTCCAGCGCAAAGGCTGTTCCAAACTCTACTGCTCGCCTCAGTGTCTCTGTAGCACTTCTAATCTGGTGGTCAAGTTACCCGAGAAGAAAACGTGTCACTGGTGCAACAA AGATATTGTTGACCTAAAGGAAATGGTCAATGCCCCGGACACATCAGGGGCTATGAAGGACCTCTGCAGCCAGAAATGCCTCCATGCTTCTACATTCAGGTGCAGCAGGTGTCAGAAGAAAGCTGTG TGTTACACTCACCAAGTGAACCTCATGAACTCAGTCCATAAGCTGTGCAGCGAAGTCTGTTTCAACCTGTTCCGCACCTCCAATAATATGACCATCAACTCCTGTTTGAACTGCGGTGCGTTCTGCGCCGATGGTTCGTGTCCCACTCTACAGATAGAGGGCAACACTGACAAGTTCTGCAAACAAATCTGCCTCACAGCCTACCTAAAG AAAACTAAAAAACCTGTTGCTTGCAAAATATGCCGTGCCATCCGCCCGACTGCTGAAATGGTGGACAGTCCAAACTCAGAGGGCATCACAGAGCTCTTCTGCTCCACTTCCTGTGTCACAGCAAATAAAGTCCAGACTGTCAGTTCTTCAG GTGCTGCCGTGGAATGCAACAGCTGCAAGAAGAAAGTACCACCTCAGTATCATCTAGCCATGTCTGATGGAACCATTCAGAACTTCTGCTCATTTTCCTGTGTGGTGTCATTTCAG GAGTCTTTAAGTAAGAAACCATCTCAAAACCAGGTTAATACAATTACCTCTACAAGCAACATCATACATACACCGGCACCTGCTCCATCCAAACCTGCCACAGCGGAGTCCAGCTCATCAACAAAGACCAATATACCGTTGCAAACAGTCACCAAAATCCCTTGTGCTCAATGTCTGCTATCATTCTTCCACAAGCCGGATCTGCTGGAGTTCAGG AGAAAAATGTATGCTTTCTGCGGTACCGTTTGCATCGAAGAGTTCAAAAGAATCAACAACGTCATGGCTCGCTGTGAATACTGCAAAATCGATAAGGTTGTGAAGGAGGTCAAAAGAATCAACAAGATCGACCGGTCTTTCTGCAGCGAGG GATGCAGGTTACTCTATAAGCATGATCTGGTCAAGCGCTGGGGCAAGAAACACTGTCGCAACTGCCTGTACTGTAACGGTTCATCTCAGACTTCAGTAACCAAGGTTATTAATAAGAAGGAGGAAGAGTTTTGTGGAAACGTGTGCTTGTCGCAATACAACATGATTCTCAAGCAG GAGATTAAGTGCACAATGTGCAAGCAGGCCAAGAAGATGAATGAAACTGTGAAATGGCTGGGTGAGATTAAGCATTTCTGCAGCCTGCAGTGTCTGATGTTCTTCTGCAGTCTGCAGGGCACCACAGGGACGGccattaaagctgcaagcaaaATTCTGCCTGCACAGG GGACAACGAGCCCAGTAATACCTATATTGCCTCAGAATACAGTTAATCGCACACCAGCGGCTACTAAAGAAGCCACACCCGTCATTGCCAATGTTATATCGCTCTCAAGTGCACCTAATGCACAGCCAGGTGTCTTGGGAAACACAATTTTGCAAG gCGCTGTTCCAGCTTCTACTGTCAAAGTGACAGGACAA TTTTGTGCTAGTACGCAGACAGACGCTGTGAAGACTCCTACTCAGCCACCCAAAATCCTTAAGAACAAGGCTTTACTGTGTAAACCCTTAAGCCAAAACAAAGGCACATCCTGTAAACCCAATGTATGCAACGCGGACACGCAAACAG ATGCACCTAATTTCATGGTGTTGCCTGTTCCAGTGCCAGTGTATGTGCCAGTTCCCATGAATCTCTACAACCAATACACACCACGGCCTGTGGGCTTTCCGCTGCCG ATTCCAGTGCCCATGTTCTTCCCTACAACTCTGGACAGTGCTGAACGCATTGTGAAGACCATCCAGGAAATCAAAGAGAAGATCCCTGATGATCCTCTGGAGGCTGATCTCATCATGATGGCGGAGATGGTGGCTGAGGAcgcagagagggagaaaaacaaCACTACTAATG ACCAGACTGCTAACCTAATGGACGACCTCGATTTGGAAGCCTTATCCAGCAATCTAAGTTGGGAAGAGGATTCTGTCTCTTCTGCCCAGACGTGGGATCCAACCCCAGAGCTAGAGAAAGCACAGTCTAAATCTGTTTCTCTGACCATCACCTCTGCCCCAACAGAAAAGCCACAGATGGATCTGGAGGCTGATTTTCCAGTCG AGAGCATTGAACTTTTGAGAGGACAAACGCAAGAGGAGCCGCAGGTGGTATCAAATTTTGTCAAACGGAGACTTCGCAGAAAAGGTCGAGATGGCCTCCCTCAAAAGAAACGG GCCCGTAAGAGTGCGACACCGGTAGTGGCAACACCAGCCCAAAACACTCAGACTAACCTCTCCCAACTGCAACAACAATACGGCGTCAGTGCTTGGAAGAACTGGGTGCGCTGGAGGAATGCCCAACCTCATTTGGAGACTCCCAAATTTGGCT CGCGAAGCATGACGCTCAAGGAGGACTTGTTGAAGTGTAGCACTGCTGAGTTGAGCTACGGCCTCTCCAAGTTCATCTCTGAAGTTTGTCGACCCAATGGAGAGAATTACAGCCTTGATAGCATCTTTTATCTCTGCTTAGGCATCCAACAG CATCTGTTTGACAATGAACGGATGGAGAACATATTTGCAGACGTCTGCTACAGCAGATTCTGCCAGGATATGACCAACATGCTCAAAGGATGGACACCCACTATTTTGCCCAGTG GTTATGTTCATTCTCGAGTAGAGGAAGAATACCTGTGGGACTGTAAGCAGCTGGGGGCGTTCTCACCCGGCGTGCTGCTGAACACACTGCTTTATTTCTTCACCAAGTTCTTTAACTACAAAACAGTGGAGCAGCATCGTCGCCTCTCTTTCGGCCACGTCATACGCTGCTCTCGGAGCAAGGGCAGCGGCAAAGAGGCCTGTTTGCGTTTCTACCCGCCCAAAGAGGAGGCAAACACAG ATGGAGTGCCGGCAAAGAGGAGAAAGGAGGATGAAGAAGACAAGGAAACTGCGCTAGAGATAAAAGAGAATTCTCAGAATGCCCTACGCTGTCCGGTCAGGCTGTACGAGTTCTATCTCTCAAAATG tTCTCCCACCGTGAGACAGAGCACGGCCCAGTTTTACTTGAACCCTGAACGTTCCTGTGTCCCAAGCAGTCCCATGTGGTTCTCCACATCCTCGTTGAGCGATGAGACTCTGGAAAACATGCTCGCCCGCATCCTAACTGTTAGAGAGCTGCACCTGCAGGAGGACAAATCGCCCCATGAAACAGAATCTGACAGTGACTCGGATTGA